From Candidatus Omnitrophota bacterium:
AGACGGCATACGAAAAGGTATACTTCCTCACCAATACGCAATATTTCGTCCCGGGCGCGGTCCTATCGTTCGTCATCCTGGCGCTGTGCGCCTTCGTGACATCGCCGTCGATCACGCCGGAAAGGATAGCCGCGATGGTCTTCATGTGCGTATGGCTCTCCCTGTGGACCGTGGGCGTCATAGCGCTGCTTATGGCCACGATAACGGCCTGGAAGAAACTCTTTTCAAGCGGCAGGTTCTATTATATAGGCGAGCCGCTCTTCCTTTCGCTCTTTTCGGCGCCGTTCATATTCTTCGAGATAATGGGCCTGGGTTTCTTAACCGCGGCGTCTTCATTGTTGATGCCGGTTGCGCTCTTCGAGATCATATTCATCAATGTCCTTTTTTACCACTTGCTCAAGGCGCGGACGCTTGCCGGCAGGAGCGTAATGGATTCGATAGAGGGATTCAAGATGTACCTCGGCACGGCGGAAAAAGACGAGATAAGGAGCATGGGCGCCCCTGCCCGGACCCCGCAGATCTTCGAAAGATATCTTCCTTATGCCATCGCGCTGGATGTCGAGAATGCATGGGCGGAATATTTCACCGACGTACTTTCAAAGGCGAGCGTGGACGGGAAAGGGTATTCTCCGGGCTGGTATTCGGGCACGTCTTATAGCACGTTTAGCGCCGCGGGCTTCGCGTCGGCGATGGGGACGTCGCTTTCCGGCGCCATATCGTCTTCTTCAGCCGCCCCGGGTTCAAGTTCCGGTTTTAGCGGAGGTGGCGGAGGCGGAGGAGGAGGCGGCGGCGGTGGTGGGGGAGGAGGCTGGTAATGATGGAGATACTGACAGGCTTAATAAAAGAGATCTGGCACACATTCAGCACGGCCGCGCCATATATTATTTTCGGCACTTTTATGGCGGGGTTCATCCATATTTTCTTTGACCGCGAAAAAGTGGTAAAGCACCTCGGCAAGCCGGGGCTCAAGTCGGTATTTTTGGCGGCCCTGTTCGGCATACCTTTGCCGCTCTGCTCGTGCGGCGTCCTGCCGACGGCGATGTCGTTGCGCAAGAGCGGCGCCTCGAAGGGAGCGACACTTTCATTCTTGATATCTACGCCCGAGACAGGCATCGACTCGATATTCCTCACATACGCGTTGCTCGACCCGCTGATGACCGTATTCCGGCCTTTCGCGGCGCTTATTACCGCCCTGGTGGCCGGCATATCGGAAAACCTCTTCGGGAAGAAAGAAAAACCCGCGGCCGCGCCGAAGGAAGAAAAATGCGTCTTCTGCGAAGAGAACGGGCACGAACACGCGCACGCGCATTCCTTCTTCAGCAAATTCGCGCACTCGATGGAATACGCTTTTGTGGACCTGCTCGGGGATATTGCCCTCTGGCTCACCCTGGGCATAATAGCCGGAGGCGTGATATCGTATTTCGTGCCGGCGAGTTTGATCGAGAATTACCTCGGCTACGACTTGCGCGCGATGTTCATAATGCTTTTGATAGGGATACCTTTGTATATCTGCGCGTCGGCCTCGACGCCTATCGCGGCGGCGCTCATCGCGAAGGGGATGAGCCCGGGCGTGGCGCTCGTATTTTTGCTCGCCGGGCCGGCGACGAATACCGCCGGGATAATCACTATAGCGAAGTTTTTAGGGAAGAGGACGGTCGTTATCTATCTTTTGGCAATATCGGCATGCACGATCGGCATGGGGCTCCTCCTGAATTATATCTACAAGACTTTCCATATCGACATAATGGCTGTCCTCGGCAAGGGCTCACATATGCATCTCGCGCAGGACGCGGGCCTTGTCGCAGGACCACTGCTCATCATCCTCATGATAAACGCCCTGCGCAGAAAGATTGCTTGCCCGGCATGAATTACGGTGACAGTATACTTAATTATTGGACGAATGGGGAATTAAGTATACTGTCACTATAATTATTTGTATAATATAAGCAAGAAAGCGTTAAAGTATGATCAAATTCATAAAAAACCTTAAAACGAACGATACGATCGAGGATGTGTATTTCCTTAAGAAGAAGGAGCTCGCGCTAACGCAAGGCGGCAAACCTTACCTCAAGCTGACCCTCTCGGACAAATCCGGCCGGATGGAAGCGAAGATGTGGGAGAATGCCGAGGCCGCCGACGAGATGGTCGCCACAGGCGCGGCGGTCTTTGTCCAGGGCCGCGTCGATTCGTTCAAGGGCGACCTGCAGATACGCGTCGACCAGATCCGGATCGCCGACCCGAAAGAATATAAATTCGAAGACCTCGTCCGCTCGGTCGAGAAGCCTGACGAAATATTCAAGAATATCAAGGGGATGCTCGACGGGATCTCCGAAAAATGGCTCGCGGAGCTGGCGAAAGAATTTCTCGCAGACGAAGAGCTCATGGCGAAATTCAAAAAATCGCCGGGCGCGCAGAGCTGGCACAATGCATACATCGGCGGGCTGATGGAACACACGTATGAAGTGATGCGCATCAGCGGCGTGGTCTGCGACCTCTATACCGAGGCGGACCGCGACATCGTGATGATCGGCGCGTTTGCCCACGACATCGGCAAGACGGTCGAGCTTGACATCAACACCTTCGAATATACGGTCGACGGCGGGCTGATCGGCCACTTGACGCTCGGCTACGAGATGGTGTCCGGGAAGATAAAAGATATCAAGGGTTTCCCCAGGGAGCTCGCCCTGCGCCTCAAACACATCATCCTAAGCCACCACGGTGAATACGAACAGCAGTCGCCGATACTGCCGAAGACACTCGAGGCGACGATCGTCTACCAGGCCGACGAGCTCGTCTCGCAGGCGAACGCGGTCAAGGAGATCATCACCCAGCAGTCCGGCGGCGACAAAGTCTGGTCGTCGTTCGTAAGCCTCAAGAGCCGCAAATATCTGCTAAAGAAATAATTAAGGTGACAGTATACTTAATTATGAGGAGGAAAAATGTATCACGTAGACGTATTGTGCAAGGAAGACAGCGTTTTTAACGTCAAGGCGGGCACGGCGGGCATTACGATAGACATGAGCGAGAAGAACCTGTCCCCGCTGCATGCGCTCCTCGGGGCGTTCGGCTCGTGCGTAGGCGTTTTTGTCAGGAAGTATGCCGACAACCTGAAACTCCCCATCAAGGAATTCAGCGTCTGCGTAGAGTCCGACCTCGTGAAAGAGAATCCGATGGGTTTCCGCTATATAAGCGTCTCAATAGACTTAAAAGGCGTGGAACTGGACGATACAAAGAGGGAAGGCCTGATGCGCTTCATAGGGAATTGCCCGGTGGGTAACACGCTGCGCGGCAACCCGGAAATAAACGTTGTCCTTAAATAATTAAGTATACTGTCACCTTAATTATTTCAATATTCTTATCGAAGTCGCCGAGCCGATATTTTCCGTTATGGCGGTGCCTGTCGCGTTCACGTGGCAGCCCCTCTTTATCGCCTCTAAGGTGACCGGTTTATAATCGATCCCATAGAACTGGGTATCGGGAGTGATCTCGAATAAAACCCTCTCGCCGTTGTCGTCAGTGACCGCGATCGTCGGTTTCAGCCCCCTGGACGGGTCGGCCGATTTCGCGGAAGTCACCTTACCCGTAATGCTCTGCGTCTTGACCTTTGCCTCTGCCGGCGCGGCGGAAAAAGAAACCACAACCGCACCAAGCAATACCGCTAACATTATTTTTTTCATTCCGCTCCTTGAATAATTAAGTGAGCTGTTACCATAATTATTCGGTGAGTTTGACGGATTTCGCCAGCCCGACCCCGCCCTCTAGGTTATCGTATTCTATCTCGACCGGGTCGTTCTGGTTGATATTGCCGAGGCTTATCGGCTCGCCTATCGGGCCGGAGATGACGGTTGCGGCTGTCACGTAGAAGAGTATAGTGACGCCGGACTCATCTACGACTGAAATAGTGGAATCCTCGCCCTCTACCTGCGCCACCGTGACCGTATCTACCTGCGCGGCGAGAGTTCCGCTGGTGCCGTCGGCCTGGACAGTCCCCAAACCCGCAAAAAGGGTAAAAGAGACAACCGATAACATAATAATAGCAGTTTTCATTGCGCCCTCCTTGGAGTATAATTATACCATCCAATTATAGCACAAATATGATCAATCTGAACACCCAGCAAAAATTAGCCGCCGAGACCCTCGACGGCCCCGTATTAGTCCTTGCCGGACCCGGAACAGGAAAGACCGAGCTGCTTTCCGTCCGTGCGGCGAACATAATCAAGGCAAAGAAGGCCCGCCCCGAGAATATCCTCATCCTCACATACACAAATGCCGCCGCGAAGGCGATGAAAGAGCGCCTCGTCAATCTCTTGGGCGCCGACGCGTATAATATCGAGACCGCGACGTTCCACAGCTTCGCGAATTCAGTCGTCCTCGAGTCCGAGGAAGCCGCCGAATACATCCAGGAACGCGTCCAGATAACCGACATCGAGCAGATAAAGCTCCTCGAATACATTTTGGATAATACAGACGGTATCGACAAGATCCGGCCGTTCCGCGCGCCGTACGCTTTTGAGCGCGAGATAAGCCAGCGCATAACCGAGCTTAAACGTGAAGGCGTTTCGCCGGCGCAGTTCGCCAAGATAATAGAAAAAACCGAGCCTGACGGGGCCTATATCGAAGAAAAACATATAGAACGGCTCAAGGCCCTGGCTACCGTATATAAGCTGTATGAAGAGTACAAAGCGGGCAAAAATAAGGCACTTTTCGATGACCGGGGCAGGTACGATTACGATGATATGATACTTTTCGCGGTCGAGGCGATCCGCAATGAACCCGAACTTAAAGCGGCCCTCCAAAAACAATATACCTACATCATGGTCGACGAGTTCCAGGACACCAACGGTGCCCAGATGGACCTGTTGTTTGAGTTGGTAGGAGATTTTGGTGACAGTTTCTCTAATTCCCGTACCAAGGGGTCTGAATTAGGTAACTGTCACCAAAATCTCTGTTGCGTCGGCGATGACGACCAGTCAATATTCCGCTTCCAGGGTGCATCGGTCGCGAATTTCCGCGAACTCAAAAAAAGATTTCCGAAATTAAAAGAGATCCCGCTCGAGAAAAACTATCGCTCGACCAAAGAGATAATCTCGCTCGCCGGGCGCATAATAAATAACCTTCCGGTAAAAGAGCGCGTCCACGCCAAAGAGCTCGCGCCTGAGACAGATTTTAAGAAAAAGACGATCGAATACGACGAATTCACGACCGAGACCGAGGAACTGCTCTTCATCGCGCGCCGCATAAAGGAGATAGCGAATAAAGAGGAGGTTCCTCTGGATGAAGTCGCCGTTCTCGTGCGCCAGCGTGATGATATCCTCAAGATCGTAGACACTTTCCTGCGCGCAGGCATCCCGTACGCCACCGACGGCAAGGAGGATATCGCCGGCGAGAAACGCGTCCGCCAGATGCTCGACGTGCTCTATTTCGCGCACACGCCTGACCTCGACATCGAGCAGAAGGACGCCTATCTTTACCGCATTTTGACCGCCGATTATATGCAGATCCCGATGAACGACGTCCTGCGCTTCATCGCCGGCGTCCGGGTGAAAAAATATGAACAGCGCAAGAAGGGCGAAGCACCGACGGTTTCAATGTTCAGTGAAATCATGAATTCGGTGACAGCTTCTAAGATTGGT
This genomic window contains:
- a CDS encoding SO_0444 family Cu/Zn efflux transporter gives rise to the protein MMEILTGLIKEIWHTFSTAAPYIIFGTFMAGFIHIFFDREKVVKHLGKPGLKSVFLAALFGIPLPLCSCGVLPTAMSLRKSGASKGATLSFLISTPETGIDSIFLTYALLDPLMTVFRPFAALITALVAGISENLFGKKEKPAAAPKEEKCVFCEENGHEHAHAHSFFSKFAHSMEYAFVDLLGDIALWLTLGIIAGGVISYFVPASLIENYLGYDLRAMFIMLLIGIPLYICASASTPIAAALIAKGMSPGVALVFLLAGPATNTAGIITIAKFLGKRTVVIYLLAISACTIGMGLLLNYIYKTFHIDIMAVLGKGSHMHLAQDAGLVAGPLLIILMINALRRKIACPA
- a CDS encoding HD domain-containing protein, producing MIKFIKNLKTNDTIEDVYFLKKKELALTQGGKPYLKLTLSDKSGRMEAKMWENAEAADEMVATGAAVFVQGRVDSFKGDLQIRVDQIRIADPKEYKFEDLVRSVEKPDEIFKNIKGMLDGISEKWLAELAKEFLADEELMAKFKKSPGAQSWHNAYIGGLMEHTYEVMRISGVVCDLYTEADRDIVMIGAFAHDIGKTVELDINTFEYTVDGGLIGHLTLGYEMVSGKIKDIKGFPRELALRLKHIILSHHGEYEQQSPILPKTLEATIVYQADELVSQANAVKEIITQQSGGDKVWSSFVSLKSRKYLLKK
- a CDS encoding OsmC family protein, whose translation is MYHVDVLCKEDSVFNVKAGTAGITIDMSEKNLSPLHALLGAFGSCVGVFVRKYADNLKLPIKEFSVCVESDLVKENPMGFRYISVSIDLKGVELDDTKREGLMRFIGNCPVGNTLRGNPEINVVLK